From a single Spongiibacter taiwanensis genomic region:
- a CDS encoding cytochrome C oxidase subunit IV family protein has protein sequence MRELIFCKESVVWLALMLITLASWVLGTHHGLVADSAFFEMSTIMLLAFYKARLVIIHFMEVAGAPTTLRLSCECWVLGSCAIIIVSGSGYFAT, from the coding sequence ATGCGCGAACTTATTTTCTGCAAAGAGTCCGTGGTGTGGCTGGCGTTGATGCTGATCACACTGGCTTCCTGGGTACTGGGTACCCACCACGGGCTGGTGGCCGACAGTGCCTTTTTTGAAATGAGCACCATTATGCTGCTGGCCTTTTACAAAGCACGCCTGGTGATTATCCACTTTATGGAAGTGGCAGGTGCGCCAACCACCCTGCGACTGTCCTGTGAATGCTGGGTGTTGGGCAGCTGCGCCATAATTATCGTTTCAGGCAGCGGCTACTTTGCAACTTGA
- a CDS encoding cytochrome c oxidase subunit 3 — MNSANEIPLEPVTKKTRHLPGDELVWMFILGDMCCFSLFFGFFAYYRVNDAAVFQQAQALLDVQAGTANTILLLCSSWMVALALRAAKRGLLRQGSWLMLLATLLGSGFLWLKGMEYVDKTELGITFLTNDFWIFYYLVTGMHYFHVLLGVPLLLYFFFSLRRAKKLNEQDISNLECGGIYWHMVDLLWLVIFPLIYLLP, encoded by the coding sequence ATGAACAGCGCCAACGAAATTCCATTAGAACCCGTTACCAAGAAAACACGCCATCTTCCCGGCGATGAACTGGTGTGGATGTTTATCCTCGGTGACATGTGCTGCTTCTCGCTGTTCTTCGGCTTCTTTGCCTACTACCGAGTGAATGATGCCGCGGTATTTCAGCAAGCCCAGGCATTGCTGGATGTGCAGGCAGGCACCGCCAATACCATCCTGCTGTTGTGCAGCTCGTGGATGGTGGCACTGGCCCTGCGCGCCGCCAAGCGCGGTCTGCTCCGTCAGGGCTCCTGGCTGATGCTGCTGGCCACCCTCCTTGGCAGCGGCTTTCTGTGGCTGAAGGGAATGGAATACGTCGACAAAACCGAGCTCGGCATTACCTTCCTGACCAACGATTTCTGGATTTTCTATTATCTGGTCACCGGCATGCACTACTTCCATGTGCTGCTCGGTGTGCCGCTGTTGTTGTACTTTTTTTTCAGCCTGCGCCGGGCCAAAAAGCTGAACGAGCAGGACATCAGCAATCTCGAGTGCGGCGGCATTTACTGGCATATGGTCGACCTGCTGTGGCTGGTAATCTTTCCCCTCATCTACCTATTGCCCTGA
- a CDS encoding phytoene desaturase family protein has translation MQADQTASPAMKDIDVIVAGAGHNGLVAACYLARAGLKTLVVEAHETAGGMTATNPMAPEAPDHMINEASIHASLFRLSPIAKELELETKYGLRQRRIDPCHVQLNSEGDESIGMWNNPLQTAEEIKYFSKKDAQAWLDLSNTIDRAMRIGLPLMNTNCYRPAPSAVLRTMGGAIRHARHIPAIVRLMTKGHAEVLEEMFESDIVRACLLTGLPFMEFRSDLSAFCMIYLSALQSTGITMFEGGTGAFPKALIRCLEDAGGSVRTSAKVEQIIVKDGRAAGVRLIGGEEIFAKHGVVTGFSPKMVLNHLLPEGTLDAPMANKAKHIPTSNRGIADYKLNIALKGRIEPRRHSEWRKKRGWDADLRLPTLQWATYKQGIQAYQDCVRGEIPEIIAGLGQVTTAFDPKMAPEGHDTYWFWSGLVPFNPRIGWEKAREQITNMVVADSNKYYEGIEELEIARRPLAPPDIEKRFHAIDGSVYHVDPYVTRFGPGRPAYGLGGYKTPVKGLFLSGSGTHPSAGICGMPGRNAALTAVKNFR, from the coding sequence ATGCAAGCCGATCAAACAGCCTCTCCGGCGATGAAAGATATTGATGTGATTGTCGCTGGCGCCGGCCACAACGGCCTGGTAGCCGCCTGCTACCTGGCCCGGGCGGGCCTGAAAACCCTGGTGGTTGAGGCCCACGAAACCGCCGGCGGCATGACCGCCACCAATCCTATGGCGCCGGAAGCCCCGGACCATATGATCAATGAAGCCTCCATCCACGCCTCTCTGTTCCGTCTGTCACCGATTGCCAAGGAGCTGGAGCTGGAGACCAAATACGGGCTGCGCCAGCGCCGCATCGACCCCTGCCACGTCCAGCTCAATTCCGAGGGTGACGAGTCCATCGGCATGTGGAACAACCCTCTGCAAACCGCAGAAGAGATTAAATACTTCTCCAAGAAAGACGCCCAGGCCTGGCTGGACCTGTCCAACACCATCGACCGGGCCATGCGCATTGGCTTGCCGCTGATGAACACCAACTGCTACCGCCCGGCTCCCTCGGCGGTGCTGCGCACCATGGGCGGCGCCATCCGCCACGCCCGGCATATTCCCGCCATCGTTCGCCTGATGACCAAGGGTCACGCGGAAGTGCTGGAAGAGATGTTTGAGTCCGACATTGTCCGGGCCTGCCTGCTTACCGGGCTGCCGTTCATGGAGTTTCGCTCAGACCTGAGCGCGTTCTGCATGATTTATCTGTCGGCCCTGCAGAGCACCGGCATCACCATGTTTGAGGGTGGCACCGGCGCCTTTCCCAAGGCCTTGATCCGCTGCCTGGAAGATGCCGGCGGCAGCGTGCGCACCAGCGCCAAAGTTGAGCAGATTATCGTTAAGGACGGCCGCGCCGCCGGAGTGCGTCTGATCGGTGGTGAGGAAATTTTCGCCAAGCACGGCGTGGTCACCGGCTTCAGCCCGAAAATGGTGCTCAACCATCTGCTACCCGAAGGCACGCTGGACGCGCCGATGGCCAACAAAGCCAAGCACATCCCCACCAGCAATCGGGGTATTGCCGACTACAAATTGAACATCGCCCTGAAGGGCCGCATCGAGCCGCGCCGTCACTCCGAGTGGCGCAAAAAGCGGGGCTGGGATGCCGACCTGCGCCTGCCGACCCTGCAGTGGGCCACCTACAAGCAGGGTATTCAGGCCTATCAGGACTGTGTGCGCGGCGAAATTCCGGAAATCATCGCCGGTCTCGGCCAGGTCACCACCGCCTTTGATCCCAAGATGGCCCCCGAGGGTCACGACACCTACTGGTTCTGGTCCGGCCTGGTGCCCTTCAACCCCCGCATCGGCTGGGAAAAGGCCCGGGAGCAGATCACCAATATGGTAGTGGCCGATTCCAACAAGTATTACGAGGGTATTGAAGAGCTGGAGATCGCCCGTCGCCCGCTGGCGCCGCCGGATATTGAAAAGCGCTTCCACGCTATTGATGGCAGCGTCTACCACGTTGACCCCTATGTCACCCGTTTTGGTCCCGGCCGTCCGGCCTATGGACTGGGCGGCTACAAGACCCCTGTGAAGGGGCTCTTCCTGAGCGGCTCGGGCACCCACCCCAGCGCCGGGATCTGCGGTATGCCGGGACGTAACGCCGCACTCACAGCAGTTAAAAATTTCCGATAA
- a CDS encoding WS/DGAT/MGAT family O-acyltransferase, which translates to MTTVPIPAMDAAWLYVEKKAAPAHFGPLLFMRCPEGEPDFVQTLSTHWRRHRQFAPPFNYCLADSLVPRWQVLADSELDMEYHFRHSALPAPGGEQELGILVSRLHSQPLDRSRPLWQCYLIEGLAGNRFAIYLKLHHAQIDGMGAAKLMARCFTTDPAARNMAPPWSVGPRGARTESVKPNPRDKPRPKLTELLGSGARQVNQVSTALRTLSLQAYLKRKHDLYAPYQGPKSVLNARISLHRRYATQRFALADLKAVAKAGDAKVNDVFLAVIGGALRRYLLEFALLPRLSLVGQIPVNIRPADDDGLGNALSFAYAPLGTDIADPVERLRAVERSTASSKVLQSHMGRDALQAYTAIVLAPYITEAVLNLGGHFRPAANLVISNIQGPDKWLYFNGAKVEHIYGPSVLFHGQALNITLASYVDEVNIGFTACRDRLPSMQKIAVYTGEELTLLARQLKCSLPSAKEKATKS; encoded by the coding sequence ATGACAACAGTGCCCATACCCGCTATGGATGCGGCCTGGCTCTATGTGGAAAAAAAGGCCGCACCCGCCCATTTTGGTCCGCTGCTGTTTATGCGTTGCCCCGAGGGCGAGCCGGACTTTGTACAGACGCTGTCGACCCATTGGCGGCGCCATCGTCAGTTTGCCCCGCCATTTAATTACTGCCTCGCCGATAGTCTGGTGCCGCGTTGGCAGGTGCTCGCCGACAGCGAGCTGGATATGGAGTACCACTTTCGTCACAGCGCATTACCCGCACCCGGCGGTGAGCAGGAGCTGGGGATTTTGGTGTCCCGCCTGCATTCCCAGCCCCTCGACCGCAGCCGACCCCTGTGGCAGTGTTATCTGATTGAGGGGCTCGCCGGTAATCGCTTTGCCATTTATCTCAAATTGCACCACGCCCAGATCGATGGCATGGGTGCGGCGAAACTGATGGCGCGGTGCTTTACCACCGACCCCGCTGCACGCAATATGGCGCCGCCCTGGAGTGTCGGCCCGCGCGGGGCGAGAACCGAATCGGTCAAACCGAATCCGCGTGACAAACCGCGACCTAAGTTAACCGAGTTGCTGGGCTCGGGGGCGCGTCAGGTCAATCAGGTGTCGACTGCGCTGCGGACGTTATCGCTGCAAGCCTATCTCAAGCGCAAGCACGATCTGTACGCGCCGTATCAGGGGCCAAAATCGGTATTGAACGCCCGAATTTCGCTGCACCGCCGCTATGCGACCCAGCGTTTTGCGCTGGCGGATCTGAAGGCGGTGGCCAAAGCAGGGGATGCCAAAGTCAACGATGTTTTTCTGGCCGTGATCGGCGGTGCACTGCGTCGCTATCTACTGGAGTTTGCCCTGCTGCCGAGGCTGTCGTTGGTGGGCCAAATACCGGTCAACATCCGTCCCGCCGACGACGATGGCTTGGGTAACGCCCTGAGTTTTGCCTACGCGCCGTTGGGAACGGACATTGCTGACCCGGTCGAGCGTCTGCGCGCAGTGGAACGGTCAACTGCGTCCTCTAAGGTGTTGCAAAGCCATATGGGCAGGGACGCGCTGCAAGCCTATACGGCCATTGTGTTGGCGCCTTATATCACCGAAGCGGTGTTAAATTTGGGCGGCCACTTTCGTCCCGCGGCGAATCTGGTGATCTCCAATATTCAGGGGCCCGACAAATGGCTCTATTTCAATGGCGCCAAAGTCGAGCATATCTATGGACCTTCGGTGCTGTTTCATGGACAGGCACTGAATATCACCCTGGCCAGCTATGTTGATGAAGTAAATATCGGTTTTACCGCCTGCCGGGATCGTCTGCCGTCGATGCAGAAAATTGCGGTGTACACCGGTGAGGAGTTAACCCTGCTGGCGCGGCAACTAAAGTGTTCTCTCCCCTCAGCGAAAGAGAAAGCCACAAAGTCTTAG
- a CDS encoding LuxR C-terminal-related transcriptional regulator, whose amino-acid sequence MSSPTRIAKAKVVRPRKAANTLCRQTITSRESELDSARLVIVEAPAGFGKTTAMMQLAEADQRMGNAVVWITLDPDDNDVSRFLRVFSLALSQAQIHTAPPTEEGSRNADLADWIIGAIESSEHCTSVYFDNFEALRNPVVIDLIMSGTHSLPPGSRAVIGTRRQADLNLARLRARGELIEFGANDLRFSLTETQDYLLGQRKLTLNEIQIQRLHDSTDGWAAALWLASVALQNNADPDATISQFSGSNAAVASYLAEDVLAKLPERLRQFLLDISILNEIYPELCEAVTQCEDGPALLQELYRHNLFVQVVDEHSQQYSFHALFQDFLAKQLEDQDPDHRRRLHARAADAYVSQGRAVPAIGHRIKAGQSAAAIDLLLENLRTLLNDGRLRLLLRFIDELPQEEVLQRQSLQLIRVWCVAFTRSPREALTLIDSLDPDKGSAEEQANLLVLRPMLLGMVDEIDTAHELGLKAFEQLKEGHYFANAMLAQALTQTSIITGDHDAARRFVDNARGRFSQGAGTFGAVLAESAEGLMDLMKGHLQLATGRLRHAMAAFAASRKQDRRGITLAAIYLAEALYEAGELDEAAKLLVTYTPLVRDIGPADALISAHTVHARIMWGADQNTALDLLRELEDRGHALQLPRVVASARLQRAKFRLDSGDIDAAEEDIRSAENSYQWPDMNHRWYVGNDTLTPEISRLRLALRSGRGSQVIPQLRDALKEAERTQHVRRALKLRLLLAEALQDDKQRNLARRTLGRALQVVDQEGFVSTLREEGPKLQGLIRELQPEHAQAATQSTPAPAQPPGKAGFAIAGEIPTANMPNDPLTPKELQVLSLLAEGLSNIAISERLFVSESTVRTHLRSINLKLEAGNRTEAVVIARRLGLII is encoded by the coding sequence TTGTCCAGTCCCACCCGAATCGCCAAAGCCAAAGTGGTGAGACCGCGTAAAGCCGCGAATACACTGTGTCGACAGACCATCACCAGCCGCGAAAGCGAACTGGATAGCGCACGCCTGGTCATTGTCGAGGCGCCCGCCGGTTTCGGCAAAACCACGGCAATGATGCAACTGGCCGAGGCTGATCAGCGGATGGGCAACGCCGTAGTGTGGATCACCCTCGACCCTGACGACAACGACGTGTCGCGTTTTTTACGGGTATTCAGTTTGGCATTGAGCCAGGCCCAGATACACACCGCACCGCCTACCGAGGAGGGTTCACGCAACGCCGATCTGGCTGACTGGATCATTGGCGCCATTGAATCCTCCGAGCACTGCACCAGCGTTTACTTTGACAATTTCGAGGCCCTGCGCAACCCGGTGGTCATCGACCTGATCATGAGTGGCACTCATTCGCTGCCGCCAGGATCGCGGGCGGTCATTGGCACCCGTCGCCAGGCCGATCTCAATCTGGCACGCCTGAGAGCCCGCGGCGAACTCATCGAGTTTGGCGCCAACGACCTCCGCTTCAGCCTGACCGAAACCCAGGATTATCTCCTCGGGCAGCGAAAGCTGACATTGAACGAAATCCAGATCCAGCGACTGCACGACTCCACCGATGGCTGGGCGGCAGCACTGTGGTTAGCCTCTGTTGCTCTGCAAAATAATGCCGACCCCGATGCCACCATCAGTCAGTTTTCTGGCTCGAATGCGGCAGTCGCGTCCTACCTGGCCGAAGATGTGCTAGCCAAGCTCCCGGAGCGGCTGCGGCAATTCCTGCTGGATATCAGCATCCTCAATGAGATATACCCCGAGCTGTGTGAGGCCGTCACCCAATGCGAAGATGGCCCGGCCTTGCTGCAAGAACTCTACCGTCACAACCTGTTTGTTCAGGTCGTTGACGAGCATTCCCAACAATACAGCTTTCACGCCCTGTTTCAGGATTTCCTCGCCAAACAACTCGAGGACCAGGACCCAGATCACCGCAGGCGGCTGCACGCCAGAGCCGCCGACGCCTATGTCAGCCAAGGGCGGGCGGTACCGGCGATTGGTCACCGCATTAAGGCAGGGCAAAGCGCGGCCGCCATCGACTTGTTGCTTGAGAATCTGCGCACCCTGTTAAACGACGGCCGATTGCGACTGCTGCTGCGGTTTATTGATGAGCTACCTCAGGAGGAAGTACTGCAGCGACAAAGTCTGCAATTGATTCGGGTGTGGTGTGTAGCCTTTACCCGCAGCCCACGCGAAGCGCTCACCCTGATCGACAGCCTGGACCCGGATAAGGGTTCCGCGGAGGAGCAAGCCAATCTTCTGGTGCTACGCCCCATGCTGCTGGGCATGGTCGATGAGATTGACACGGCCCACGAGCTGGGGCTCAAGGCCTTTGAGCAACTCAAGGAGGGACATTATTTCGCCAACGCGATGCTGGCCCAGGCACTGACCCAGACCAGTATTATTACCGGCGACCACGACGCCGCTCGACGCTTCGTGGATAACGCCCGAGGCCGGTTTTCCCAGGGCGCAGGCACCTTTGGCGCGGTGCTGGCAGAGTCTGCCGAAGGCCTGATGGACTTGATGAAGGGCCACCTGCAGTTGGCCACCGGTCGCCTGCGCCATGCGATGGCGGCCTTTGCTGCCTCCCGCAAACAAGATCGCCGGGGCATCACCCTGGCCGCCATATATCTTGCCGAGGCCCTCTATGAGGCCGGCGAGCTCGACGAAGCAGCAAAATTGCTGGTGACCTACACGCCCCTGGTGAGAGACATCGGCCCGGCTGATGCATTAATCAGCGCCCACACCGTGCACGCCCGCATTATGTGGGGGGCAGATCAGAATACGGCGCTGGATTTGCTGCGCGAGCTTGAAGACCGGGGCCACGCTCTCCAGTTACCGAGAGTGGTGGCATCAGCCCGTTTGCAGCGGGCCAAGTTTCGCCTGGATAGCGGCGATATCGACGCCGCCGAAGAAGACATTCGCAGCGCCGAAAATTCCTATCAGTGGCCCGACATGAACCACCGCTGGTATGTCGGCAACGACACCCTGACACCCGAAATAAGCCGCCTTCGTTTGGCCCTGCGCAGCGGCCGCGGCAGCCAGGTAATCCCTCAGTTACGCGATGCGCTTAAAGAGGCCGAGCGCACCCAGCACGTGCGCCGCGCCCTCAAGCTACGGCTGCTACTGGCCGAAGCATTGCAGGATGATAAGCAGCGCAATCTGGCGCGCCGAACCTTGGGCCGGGCGTTGCAAGTTGTCGATCAAGAAGGTTTTGTCTCCACCCTGCGTGAAGAGGGGCCCAAGCTACAGGGGCTGATCCGCGAACTGCAACCGGAGCACGCCCAAGCTGCGACTCAGTCCACTCCCGCGCCAGCCCAGCCCCCCGGCAAGGCCGGGTTTGCAATTGCAGGAGAAATCCCCACCGCCAATATGCCCAACGACCCCCTCACCCCGAAGGAGCTGCAGGTACTGAGCCTGCTTGCCGAGGGCCTGTCAAATATTGCGATTTCCGAGCGATTGTTTGTTTCCGAGTCCACCGTGCGCACCCACTTGCGCAGCATCAACCTGAAGTTGGAGGCCGGTAATCGCACCGAAGCCGTGGTGATTGCCCGACGACTGGGGCTGATTATTTGA
- a CDS encoding TetR/AcrR family transcriptional regulator, protein MRARKPAAGQNARQTILDVATQLFANQGFDAVTMRQISQSSGFSMPSIYHHFGNKEDLFKAVELEMYSAHAQKLLDQIQADATPEHRLIKFINAMFERLDNNPDYRKLLQRNLVDGWEENQIFLVETSLQVVVDELRQLLNLYHPGKGDGITPLAIFAMILGFVTMTPVIGHIKGDLTIGNSSDRRPFIDAVMDFIRSSTH, encoded by the coding sequence TTGCGCGCCAGAAAACCCGCTGCTGGCCAAAATGCCCGCCAAACCATTCTCGATGTTGCCACCCAGCTATTCGCCAACCAGGGCTTTGATGCGGTCACCATGCGACAGATTTCCCAGTCCAGTGGCTTTTCCATGCCCTCTATCTATCACCACTTCGGCAACAAAGAAGACCTGTTCAAGGCTGTCGAACTGGAGATGTACAGCGCCCACGCCCAAAAGCTCCTCGACCAAATCCAGGCCGACGCCACTCCCGAGCATCGGCTGATCAAATTTATTAACGCCATGTTTGAGCGCTTGGACAACAACCCCGACTACCGTAAATTGCTGCAGCGCAATCTGGTCGACGGCTGGGAGGAAAACCAGATTTTTCTGGTAGAAACGTCTCTGCAAGTGGTCGTGGATGAGCTGCGCCAACTGTTAAATCTTTACCATCCGGGCAAGGGTGACGGTATTACCCCATTGGCCATCTTCGCGATGATCCTGGGTTTCGTCACCATGACGCCCGTCATCGGTCACATCAAGGGTGATCTGACCATCGGCAACTCCAGCGACCGGAGGCCATTTATCGATGCGGTGATGGATTTTATTCGCTCAAGCACCCACTGA
- a CDS encoding TonB-dependent receptor, whose translation MPNLNKIYLCLVVSSVPMAGVAQQPDEGERRANRMLEEVVVTAQKREEKAQEVPIAIQAFSAEKLDAVGIESAQQLEKITPGLTITNAAGFNIAYLRGVGTDAFLPGADPSVPFYLDGVAMLAAQGTTDTLGRVERVEVLKGPQGTLFGRNATGGAINIVTPEPNQEFLVDVKLEKADYGEKNAQVYFNVPLGETFAATLSYFDTRRDNYYSNDAGPVIDVYSRGGRAKLRWDISDTLTLTLAGSKQEGANNGGLSFENTRVSPAFSAVLPQDPKADRKVSLDSMAGSEFESELYSATLNWVTGLADLKLILSDQTVAAPFVRADFDKSALPIVNIESIVQESLQETAELQILSNAESPFAEHMEWVAGLYYIESSGGFDPIAFDVLPGAFTTLPIPLGAELGGLLDTITNLVGVQDLSDGARVLAYGVLASEAYSAYAQATYFVSPEVDLTVGLRYQEETRNLENAKAEVQGENGNNILIREDNPPELEAEQLSPKVALQWRPGGGDNQIYASWARAFKSPTYNTVNLLDAPEKVDEEQVDSYELGFKSQWFNGGLTLNGAIFLIEQENLLTGFVALASGGVVNYDNAGNSEIRGAEFDFTWAPMPDWNPGLVLFGGATYLDSEYTEYKEGRGYDEDTGLAFGNGGTFPLPARDFSGNKIVRTPDLTYTFGFNQNIYIGGGSAIEVGADIYYNDGFFFLPQNSDLYARESYSLVNARVSYFYEPWRLQLTLFGENVADETYNEVVFVDDFGRNQVLNSPAIYGARVKWSFE comes from the coding sequence ATGCCCAATCTCAACAAAATCTACCTCTGCCTAGTTGTTAGCAGTGTGCCAATGGCCGGTGTTGCCCAGCAACCGGATGAGGGTGAGCGCCGGGCCAACCGGATGCTTGAAGAGGTGGTGGTGACGGCCCAGAAACGGGAGGAAAAGGCCCAAGAAGTGCCCATCGCGATTCAGGCCTTCAGTGCTGAAAAGCTGGATGCGGTGGGCATTGAAAGCGCTCAGCAGCTGGAAAAGATCACGCCGGGACTGACTATTACGAATGCTGCCGGCTTCAATATCGCTTACTTGCGCGGTGTGGGTACCGATGCCTTCCTGCCCGGTGCTGACCCCAGTGTTCCGTTTTATCTGGATGGTGTTGCCATGCTGGCGGCCCAGGGGACGACAGATACCCTGGGTCGAGTAGAGCGGGTGGAGGTGCTGAAGGGACCCCAAGGTACTCTGTTTGGCCGCAACGCTACCGGCGGCGCCATTAATATCGTCACCCCTGAGCCCAATCAGGAATTCTTGGTCGATGTGAAGCTGGAGAAAGCGGATTACGGCGAGAAGAACGCCCAAGTCTATTTTAACGTTCCGCTGGGCGAGACCTTTGCGGCCACCCTGAGCTACTTTGATACCCGCCGCGACAACTACTACAGCAATGACGCCGGCCCGGTGATTGATGTGTATTCCAGGGGCGGACGGGCCAAGCTGCGCTGGGACATCAGCGATACCCTGACGCTGACCCTGGCGGGCTCGAAACAGGAGGGCGCCAACAACGGCGGCCTGTCCTTTGAAAATACCCGGGTGTCGCCGGCCTTTTCGGCGGTGTTGCCCCAGGACCCCAAGGCAGACCGCAAGGTGAGCCTGGACTCCATGGCAGGTTCCGAGTTTGAAAGCGAACTTTACTCGGCTACTCTGAATTGGGTCACCGGTCTGGCCGACTTGAAACTGATTCTGTCCGACCAGACGGTGGCAGCACCCTTTGTGCGTGCCGACTTTGATAAGAGCGCCCTTCCCATCGTCAATATTGAGTCGATTGTGCAAGAGTCCCTGCAGGAAACCGCCGAGCTGCAAATCTTATCCAACGCCGAGTCCCCTTTTGCCGAGCACATGGAGTGGGTTGCCGGGCTTTACTACATTGAATCCTCGGGTGGTTTTGATCCCATTGCCTTCGACGTCTTGCCGGGTGCCTTCACGACCCTGCCGATTCCGCTGGGTGCCGAACTCGGCGGCCTGCTCGATACGATCACTAACCTGGTGGGTGTTCAGGACCTGTCAGACGGTGCCCGGGTATTGGCTTACGGCGTGCTGGCCAGCGAGGCCTATTCGGCCTACGCCCAGGCGACCTATTTCGTCTCGCCGGAAGTTGATCTGACCGTCGGGCTGCGCTATCAGGAAGAGACCCGTAATCTGGAAAATGCCAAGGCAGAAGTACAGGGCGAGAATGGCAATAATATCCTCATCCGAGAGGACAATCCGCCAGAGCTTGAAGCCGAACAGTTATCGCCGAAAGTTGCTTTGCAATGGCGCCCCGGAGGTGGTGACAACCAGATTTACGCGTCCTGGGCCCGAGCCTTTAAAAGTCCGACATACAACACGGTTAATCTGTTAGATGCGCCGGAAAAGGTCGACGAGGAGCAAGTGGATTCCTACGAGCTGGGCTTTAAAAGTCAGTGGTTTAACGGCGGGCTTACTCTCAACGGTGCCATCTTTCTGATTGAGCAGGAAAATTTGCTAACCGGCTTTGTGGCACTGGCCTCCGGTGGCGTGGTGAACTACGACAACGCCGGCAACTCGGAAATTCGCGGGGCTGAATTCGATTTTACCTGGGCACCGATGCCGGATTGGAACCCAGGGCTGGTGTTATTTGGTGGTGCTACCTATCTCGATTCCGAGTACACCGAATACAAAGAGGGTCGTGGCTATGATGAGGATACCGGCCTGGCCTTTGGTAACGGGGGTACCTTCCCACTGCCGGCACGGGACTTCAGCGGCAACAAGATTGTTCGCACGCCAGATCTCACCTATACCTTTGGCTTTAACCAGAACATTTACATTGGCGGCGGCTCCGCAATCGAAGTGGGCGCCGACATTTATTACAACGACGGCTTTTTCTTTCTGCCGCAGAATTCGGATCTTTACGCACGTGAGTCCTACAGCTTGGTCAATGCTCGGGTGAGCTACTTCTATGAGCCATGGCGGCTGCAGTTGACCTTGTTTGGCGAGAACGTGGCGGATGAAACTTACAATGAGGTGGTGTTTGTTGACGACTTTGGTCGTAACCAGGTACTCAACTCGCCGGCGATTTATGGTGCTCGGGTTAAGTGGAGCTTTGAGTAA
- a CDS encoding OmpP1/FadL family transporter, with protein MKKYCIGLFAALTAPLCHAANGIYLTGYGATSTGLGGADISHVAGGNALIANPAGLGNISRHRQDYTLSAFSIDRITHKDEFNKSTRLANENGVILGWGGGWRVDNALVIGAAVNVAGGLGFVYNGLNTPFGNRDNLASLFSLFKFSLGGSWNVSERLRVGLAVATNYASAEQDFYANTSVANQDQAFFGIKVRNLDGWGGDIKLGLQYQINDDLLFGINYTSESHIDLNGGHLQVNYEAINLGRVTYNDAKMGGLELPQELGAGLAWTARPDLRLHLEANWFDWHRATGGLTLTASNPDGPVPAGAENLRQRSTLTMRSEVVYSVGIGKSLPGNKVIRAGYSYHDLVLERNSLSPSFALVPQHDLSIGFGTPLRQGLRFDIAFAYQPRTSESYNNPGLPFGRSTAVNESFSIHITLSQH; from the coding sequence ATGAAAAAATATTGCATTGGTCTCTTCGCCGCGCTGACAGCGCCGCTCTGCCACGCCGCCAATGGAATTTATCTGACGGGCTATGGAGCCACTTCGACGGGTCTGGGCGGCGCAGATATCTCCCACGTGGCCGGGGGGAATGCGCTCATCGCCAACCCTGCCGGTCTCGGCAACATCAGCCGGCATCGCCAGGACTACACGCTGTCGGCCTTTTCAATTGATCGCATTACCCACAAAGACGAGTTCAATAAATCAACCCGACTTGCCAATGAAAATGGCGTTATTCTCGGTTGGGGCGGCGGCTGGCGCGTCGACAATGCGCTTGTTATTGGCGCGGCAGTCAATGTTGCCGGCGGGCTTGGGTTTGTCTACAACGGTTTGAATACGCCCTTTGGCAACCGGGATAACCTTGCCTCCCTGTTCTCCCTGTTTAAATTCTCCCTCGGCGGCAGTTGGAATGTCAGCGAACGCCTGCGGGTAGGCCTGGCGGTGGCAACCAACTACGCCAGCGCAGAGCAGGATTTCTACGCCAACACCTCGGTAGCAAATCAAGATCAAGCCTTTTTTGGTATCAAGGTGCGCAATCTCGATGGCTGGGGCGGCGATATTAAACTGGGGCTGCAATACCAGATCAACGACGATCTGCTTTTCGGCATCAATTACACCTCCGAGTCTCACATTGATCTCAATGGCGGCCATTTACAGGTCAACTATGAGGCCATCAACCTTGGCCGGGTAACCTACAACGACGCCAAAATGGGCGGACTGGAACTGCCGCAGGAGCTTGGTGCCGGCCTGGCCTGGACAGCGCGCCCCGACCTGCGCCTGCACCTGGAGGCCAACTGGTTTGACTGGCATCGCGCCACCGGGGGGCTGACCCTCACGGCAAGCAATCCCGACGGCCCTGTGCCAGCGGGCGCCGAGAACCTTCGCCAGCGCTCCACCCTGACCATGCGTAGCGAGGTGGTTTACAGCGTAGGAATAGGAAAGTCTCTGCCGGGGAACAAGGTGATCCGGGCCGGCTATTCCTATCACGATCTGGTGCTGGAGCGTAACAGCCTGTCACCCAGCTTTGCCCTGGTTCCCCAGCACGATCTGTCGATCGGTTTCGGCACGCCACTGCGACAAGGTCTTCGGTTTGATATCGCTTTTGCCTATCAACCCCGCACCAGCGAAAGTTATAACAACCCGGGCCTGCCCTTTGGGCGCTCTACCGCGGTAAACGAGTCCTTTTCCATTCACATCACCCTCAGCCAACACTGA